The following is a genomic window from Solanum stenotomum isolate F172 chromosome 4, ASM1918654v1, whole genome shotgun sequence.
TTGCTGTTGTTCTTTTGAGCTTACTGAAATTTTCTTACCGTCTTTCTTGAGGATGTTGACATCTTTGCTGAACCTCATTAAAGTTTGTATCAGTTTTATTTGTTGCTCTAAATGTGGGTTTATCATAACATATAAAGTCAAAGTAGTAGGACTCAAAGAGGAAAAGGAGAGGGCTACTTGATTCACATTGGTTCATTGGCTTAATTCACtttcttcaaattttcttcttcctctctttgGTAGATACATAACGAGAACCATACATTTCACAATGGAGTGGAGGAGTGTGTATGTACCTTTGTACTATCCTGGCTTCATGGCCCAAAAAAGGATGACTTGGCTAATTCTGGAATTGAAGGCATATGTATCATAAAAGGCACAGCACAAGTTGATCCTAGAATATCCTCCTTCTTGGAATTGGCAAACCAGAAACTCAGAAAATCTTCTTGCAAGTCAACTTCTACATCTGAGCAAGACAATTCAGCATCCAAAGGATCATCCCGTACAAGAAGAGTCAGATATTTGTCTTCTGAACAAAAGTCAGATTCGTCCTTGAAGGCAAGTTATCACCTTCTAATTCAGTAATTTGAGTGATAATGCATGTGCCTATATCATTCTCCTCTTCCTTTCCTTGTAGGGGATTAGCAGTGCCAAGAATGCAGTTGACGTGAGATGTACAACAGAAGGTGTGCTACGGAACTCCATCACCTGTTACGATGTGGTAATTGCACTTTTTCTTAGTTCTTCATTCTGAACTGCAGCAACAGACTCTAGCAGGCATTGGGATCATGATAAAGATCTAGGAGGACAATGTTCAAATTATCATCTCATGCTAGTCGAGAACTTGGAGAGAACCTTGTTCCCTTCGTCATTGAGAGATTTCATACATAAGCACACTTCTGTTTGGTCACAAGCATATATTTCCCCCTGCCCGTCATATATGCCCTATGCACGAGGCATTATCGTGGTAGATTGTGAAGAGAAGCTTAAAGAAATAAACCATTTTTTGGACAATCCAACACACCTTGTTGTGTCCTCAAAGGGAAGGTACGTTTCCAGAATTAGTTTCCTTTCTAAGTAGTTGTTGATCCTTTTGTAACCTTCTCTCTTTACATTCTAGTGTCTTCACTTAAAAgatctttttattattaatatttaggcTTCATTCATGTGTTCTATACCATCACCACATGTATTAGACTTGTATTTATTAGAATCTATCTCCCGTTAGAAAATCTATCAGAAAAATCTAGATCATGACCCCAGCCCTTATTTTTTGGTGTATGTGGAATGAAAATAGGAGATTTATTGATGGAgttttaactcaatttttagGCGTAAGGCTAGTTGTTTGGTTAACCTTTTTAGCTGGGCTAACTCTTCCCCTCTAAATAACTTAGATCACTACCAGGATTTTGTCAGCTCAACGCTGGAAGTTTTTTGTTCTTAGCTGACTGATCCCCCTGCGTATTGCATCTACTGGATGcttacttcataaaaaaaatctatcttCCATTAGAGTTATGTTGTATGGGTGTATCAGAATCATTGGTTCCTGCCTCTATACAGATTATGAGCTAAAACACATTTTCATTCAGCTAAAAATCATGCTTGGCGTGGATCAAACTTGCTAAAATACCTTTTTTGGATATTCTGCTTAGAAGAGCTTTCGTGCCACAATTACCAGCCACTTGAACTATTTTAGATGTGTAGATAGCGTCGGCACGTATTCATGATGTAAAGTTTTATCAAGCATGCTTGTCttctcaaactttttttttccatttttttgggaaaaagaatTGTAGTATGGCATGCTTACATTTCCTGAGCTTGTGATTTGCTAAAACCTTAGTAAAATTCGGCCGCACCACTTGTTTGAGGCCTGCTCTGTGGTTGCATCAGTAGCATCAGCCTTTTTTCTTGGTCCTGAATTTACTTTGGTGAAAGTGATATCCTGCTCAATGCCATCTGATTTTAGTTGCTTCTGCAATTTCTTTTGTTGATAATATTGGTGCTTCTGCAATTTGGACACCCGAATTGCTGTTATTTAAGCTGCATCTGCAGTTagactctctctctctctcgctgaCAGTCAAAACTGATCCGAAGTTGAACTAGAGGTTCTAGAATGGTATCCATctttaataagaaaaagaaaagcacAACATTTGAAATGGTTGAGTCCTTGTAAAGGTTCCTATAGATGGTATTTATTAGTCTGAAATTCCACGCTAGGTACTACTGCTACACTTTTGGTGACTAGTTGGGATTGTTTTTGAAAGATCTCTCTGGACTAAAAATATAGTTTCATATGCTATTCACCCAATTATTTTTGGGGATCGCTTGAAGTTCTATGCATTCTGCACTATTTTGTTTTTCCAGATTTCTCTATATATGTAGTTGAAAACTTCGTTTTACTCTGCAAATTAGCTTCAATGAAACGCTACAAAATGTCCTCAACTTCTGTTTACTGCTACCTCTTTTCTAGCTCAAATGTTGTTAAATGCACTTGCCTTTCACATTCAATGCTGTTTACCGTTTAGAGTTCCTGTGATATAGGTATTTCAAGATCCTACGTTCCGGTCTGTCATATTATAGTCTATTAAAAGAAAGAACAGACACTAAAGAAAGTTTCCCTGCACCGTAGTGTGTAGCCTAGTTGTCAATGAAGTGGATTATGAATCATGAATTCTCAGATTCTAATCCCTGCAGAGACAAAAAAATCACTAGGGGACTTGTTCCAATCTATCCTAGCTAGCCTTGGTGTCCACAATTGATATGTACAAATTAGGCCACACAGACTATTTTCCCAATTTTTAACTAGCAGTTGCTTGAAAAAATGTCATGTTCATTGAGGCactatttgtttttgttttttttttctcattttcagaagttgaaagttttttttattctatCATCCCCGATATCTACTTTAAAGGTGAAAGGGCTGGAAAGGAAGTGCTACACTTTGGTTCTGTGTGCACCGTCTTGggtctttattttttaatgtagtTTAACATACCTCTGTAATTCAGATATTCTGAAATCCTTAAATATAGCTCTATAATTTTTGCTAAATGTGTAGATCCTATTTCATTTTAACACTTAAGAGCCAAATTTTCATGATGTTCATATGTCTTCTAGATTGACGAATGCCTAATGGGTTATTTACTTTTTTCCATTTCCCTTTTACAGGCCGATGGTTATAAGTGAAAGAGATATGAGACAATCCATGATTAAGACATCACTTGGGAGCTTAATGTACAGTTCCCAGGTAAGATTCATACCATGTATTGGTTAATTTAATAATGGTTGTAG
Proteins encoded in this region:
- the LOC125861640 gene encoding uncharacterized protein LOC125861640, which produces IPFSHNFQIYVHIRSKFPEDLKNIPVPEMKKSDGNPAKYDLEHRYKGDDSWYGVLVTVDGETMTVKFEGYSEKFDVKFLADDFKSKEEIDEFVRKFRNVSPQLQDNECGSVKEGMIVCAACNAFGKDDMLFYDAVVEAIHNENHTFHNGVEECVCTFVLSWLHGPKKDDLANSGIEGICIIKGTAQVDPRISSFLELANQKLRKSSCKSTSTSEQDNSASKGSSRTRRVRYLSSEQKSDSSLKGISSAKNAVDVRCTTEATDSSRHWDHDKDLGGQCSNYHLMLVENLERTLFPSSLRDFIHKHTSVWSQAYISPCPSYMPYARGIIVVDCEEKLKEINHFLDNPTHLVVSSKGRPMVISERDMRQSMIKTSLGSLMYSSQDIYQAKSICQDLIIVHSGSEAYIKANQAKDLFLEFTSHQQRLYKKLASEEKLFLQMLQLQPRLDSFLC